The Litchfieldia alkalitelluris genome has a window encoding:
- the parE gene encoding DNA topoisomerase IV subunit B — MAKQQQFDYNDDAIQVLEGLEAVRKRPGMYIGSTDTRGLHHLVYEIVDNSVDEALSGYGDHIIVKIHKDNSISVQDKGRGMPTGMHKLGKPTPEVILTVLHAGGKFGQGGYKSSGGLHGVGASVVNALSEWLIVKIKRDGFVYEQRFENGGQPVTTLEKTGKTNQSGTTIHFKPDQTIFSTTTYNYETLSERLRESAFLLKGLKIELIDDRNDFHDIFHYETGIEAFVTYLNEEKDVLHPVVSFEGEQNGIEVEFAFQFNDGYSENVLSFVNNVRTKDGGTHEAGAKTAMTRAFNEYARKVALLKEKDKNLDGSDIREGLTALISVRIPENLLQFEGQTKGKLGTGEARSAVDSVISENLAYFLEENPENGSLLIKKAVKAFQAREAARKAREDARSGKKKKRSEAILSGKLTPAQSRNPQKNEIYLVEGDSAGGSAKQGRDRRFQAVLPLRGKVINTEKAKLADIFKNEEINTIIHAIGGGVGADFSVEDINYDKIIIMTDADTDGAHIQVLLLTFFYRYMKPLIEAGKVFIALPPLYKVSKGTGKKEVIEYAWSDDELQGAISKIGKGYMIQRYKGLGEMNADQLWETTMNPETRTLIRVRIDDAARAERRVTTLMGDKVEPRRKWIESNVAFGLNEDTNILDNENLSVAGEE, encoded by the coding sequence TTGGCAAAACAGCAGCAATTTGATTACAACGATGATGCGATACAAGTACTTGAGGGATTAGAGGCTGTTCGAAAAAGACCTGGGATGTATATTGGTAGTACTGATACCAGGGGACTACACCACCTCGTTTATGAAATTGTCGATAACTCAGTCGATGAAGCGCTATCAGGATATGGTGATCATATAATCGTAAAAATTCACAAAGATAATAGTATCAGTGTCCAGGATAAAGGACGTGGAATGCCTACAGGAATGCATAAGTTAGGTAAGCCCACACCGGAAGTGATTTTAACGGTCCTCCATGCTGGAGGAAAGTTTGGACAAGGTGGATATAAGTCGAGTGGGGGCTTACATGGTGTAGGTGCCTCAGTTGTTAATGCGTTGAGCGAGTGGCTAATTGTTAAAATCAAACGTGATGGGTTTGTGTATGAGCAACGTTTTGAAAATGGTGGCCAGCCTGTAACAACACTCGAAAAAACAGGGAAAACAAATCAATCTGGTACGACCATTCACTTTAAGCCAGATCAAACAATCTTCAGTACTACTACGTACAATTATGAAACGTTAAGTGAGAGGCTCAGAGAATCTGCATTCCTTCTAAAAGGATTAAAAATAGAATTAATTGATGATCGTAATGATTTTCATGATATCTTTCATTATGAGACGGGGATCGAAGCATTTGTTACGTATTTAAATGAAGAAAAAGATGTTTTACATCCTGTCGTTTCATTTGAAGGCGAACAAAATGGAATTGAAGTGGAATTTGCTTTTCAATTTAATGATGGATACTCTGAAAATGTTTTATCTTTCGTTAACAATGTACGAACCAAAGATGGGGGTACCCATGAAGCTGGTGCAAAAACAGCGATGACCAGGGCTTTTAATGAATATGCCCGTAAGGTAGCTTTATTAAAAGAAAAAGATAAAAACTTAGATGGTTCAGATATTAGAGAAGGACTAACAGCACTTATTTCTGTTCGTATCCCAGAAAATCTTCTTCAATTTGAAGGTCAAACAAAGGGAAAGTTAGGTACGGGTGAAGCTAGATCCGCTGTTGACTCAGTCATTTCTGAGAATTTAGCTTACTTTCTAGAGGAAAATCCTGAAAATGGATCATTGTTGATAAAAAAAGCAGTGAAAGCATTCCAGGCACGTGAAGCCGCTAGAAAAGCAAGAGAAGATGCAAGAAGTGGGAAGAAGAAAAAACGATCTGAAGCGATTTTAAGTGGGAAGTTAACACCTGCTCAATCAAGAAACCCGCAAAAAAATGAAATCTATTTAGTTGAGGGTGACTCAGCGGGTGGTTCTGCTAAACAAGGTCGTGACAGACGTTTCCAGGCAGTGCTTCCACTACGAGGAAAAGTAATTAATACTGAAAAAGCGAAACTCGCAGATATCTTTAAAAATGAAGAGATCAATACGATTATCCATGCCATTGGCGGTGGAGTTGGGGCTGACTTTTCAGTTGAGGATATCAATTATGATAAGATTATCATTATGACGGATGCGGATACAGATGGAGCCCATATACAGGTATTATTATTAACCTTCTTTTACCGTTACATGAAACCTTTAATAGAGGCGGGTAAGGTGTTTATCGCTCTTCCACCACTTTATAAAGTTAGTAAAGGCACAGGGAAGAAAGAAGTCATTGAGTATGCTTGGTCTGATGATGAACTACAAGGTGCTATTAGTAAAATTGGTAAAGGCTATATGATTCAGAGGTACAAAGGTCTTGGGGAAATGAATGCAGATCAATTATGGGAAACAACCATGAATCCAGAGACCAGAACCTTAATCCGTGTTCGTATTGATGATGCCGCACGAGCAGAACGTAGAGTGACAACTCTAATGGGAGATAAGGTAGAGCCACGTCGTAAGTGGATTGAAAGCAATGTTGCATTCGGATTAAATGAAGACACAAACATATTAGATAATGAGAATTTATCGGTCGCAGGAGAGGAGTAA
- a CDS encoding HesB/YadR/YfhF family protein, giving the protein MNLSIVEQAVNWYKTELHLKEGDYVRFFVRYGGAGGIQPGFSLGVSKDSPSTVGSKTENSGITFYIEEDDLWYFDEHDLAIQYNEKMNEPVFKYN; this is encoded by the coding sequence ATGAATTTATCAATTGTAGAGCAGGCGGTTAATTGGTATAAAACAGAACTTCATTTAAAAGAAGGAGACTATGTACGTTTCTTTGTTAGATATGGAGGCGCTGGAGGTATCCAACCAGGTTTTTCTCTAGGCGTTTCAAAAGATTCACCATCTACTGTAGGAAGTAAAACGGAGAATTCGGGGATAACTTTTTACATAGAAGAAGATGATTTATGGTACTTTGATGAACATGATTTAGCCATCCAATATAATGAAAAAATGAACG
- a CDS encoding CapA family protein, translated as MNLKKVTFKPILISLSICFTLMVLLFLFIGENLSSNRDETQLREVSKHGSKLTNQEFKEFSTSMTFAAIGDILIHDRVYNDAKTGESYDFNPMFMAVKEYLDTPDLTIANQETIIGGSEIGLSSYPSFNSPYELADSLIDNGIDIVSIANNHTLDRGEKAVMNATHYFDEIGLEYVGGYKNFEDQKKIRVMNRNGINIAFLSYTYGTNGIPVPEGKGYLVNLIDLPTIKKDIAEAKEVSDVVSVSMHWGNEYQRYPSDEQQKLAQEIANAGADIIIGHHPHVLQPMSWIDREDGGKTFIIYSLGNFLSGQIWDYKDIGGVIQLDIIKEINAKDEVEIKIENPVFTATYVTSQNQQNYRIVPLKDAGEVGLSNATGVYNEINDHMFQWLVNETN; from the coding sequence ATGAACTTGAAGAAGGTAACTTTTAAACCTATTTTGATTTCTTTGTCTATCTGTTTTACGCTTATGGTATTGCTTTTTCTATTTATTGGTGAAAATTTAAGTAGTAATAGAGATGAAACACAATTACGAGAAGTATCTAAACATGGCTCTAAGTTAACCAACCAAGAATTTAAGGAATTTAGTACATCTATGACATTTGCAGCAATTGGAGATATCCTTATTCACGATAGGGTATATAATGATGCAAAAACTGGTGAAAGCTATGATTTTAATCCAATGTTTATGGCTGTAAAGGAATATTTAGATACACCTGATTTAACGATTGCCAATCAAGAAACAATTATTGGTGGTTCAGAAATTGGACTGTCATCATATCCTTCGTTTAACAGTCCTTACGAGCTTGCTGACTCTTTAATTGACAATGGGATTGATATCGTATCAATTGCTAATAATCATACTCTTGATCGAGGAGAAAAGGCAGTTATGAATGCTACTCATTATTTTGATGAAATTGGATTAGAATATGTGGGTGGATACAAAAATTTTGAAGACCAAAAGAAGATACGAGTGATGAATCGAAATGGTATTAATATTGCCTTTTTATCTTACACATATGGAACTAATGGAATTCCTGTCCCTGAAGGAAAAGGATACTTAGTCAATTTAATTGATTTACCGACCATTAAAAAGGATATTGCGGAGGCAAAAGAGGTATCTGATGTTGTTTCAGTTAGTATGCATTGGGGAAATGAATACCAGAGATATCCCTCTGATGAACAACAAAAACTTGCTCAAGAAATCGCAAATGCAGGTGCGGATATCATCATCGGACATCACCCCCATGTTCTTCAACCAATGAGTTGGATTGATCGAGAAGATGGAGGGAAAACCTTCATTATCTATTCTCTAGGGAACTTTTTATCAGGTCAAATCTGGGATTATAAGGACATAGGTGGAGTAATCCAGCTAGATATTATCAAAGAAATCAATGCAAAAGATGAAGTTGAGATAAAAATCGAAAATCCGGTATTTACAGCAACATATGTGACCAGTCAAAATCAACAAAATTATCGAATTGTCCCACTAAAAGATGCTGGCGAAGTTGGTTTATCAAATGCAACTGGTGTGTATAACGAAATAAATGACCACATGTTTCAATGGTTAGTCAATGAGACAAACTAA
- a CDS encoding glycosyl hydrolase family 18 protein: MSQMMTKTRSTKTKMIILGFIGSLFLVISSIVLLIYPFPSKEKVIYTNKQFPIVANGEIYKSEAVIKNGVSYFPLDFVKEYIDDSIFLDAATNSVIITTKNKVLQMPSNSLTYLVNEEPLNLEVPVFISDQEEPYLDLKTFEDLFQIKVEIHQESGIHVVRFDGDVLINGSVKLNDKVDDLRLRTEPNVTTPYLDQVEVEEKVIIEFEEEGFYYVRKDNGVGGFIEKGHIKLGNTEKIRIAREEVPAPPNLKWPIHLVWEAVYSSNPDVNKLNVMPGVNVVSPTWFSLKNGKGDITNLGSDEYVKWAKEQKYHIWGLFSNDFDPDKTHEAFKDFETRKKMISQLLHYSEIYQLDGINIDIENVYEEDGPLITQFVREATPYLHEAGLVVSMDVTFISDSPMWSKFYEREKLSEIVDYMVVMAYDEHWGTSPKAGSVASLPWVEKNLRNLLEVVPSERLILGIPLYSRIWKEKETDGGNIEVSSKAYGMDQIQDWIDENKLEVEYDKATGQNFAEYYDEKEKTLYKVWLEDETSLEKRVQLVHEYNLAGIAAWTRSFANDKAWTEMNESLSRKNPVKENNDSK, from the coding sequence ATGTCTCAAATGATGACGAAAACACGTTCTACTAAAACGAAGATGATAATACTAGGGTTCATCGGTTCCCTTTTTCTAGTTATCTCAAGCATTGTTCTATTAATCTACCCTTTTCCATCAAAGGAAAAAGTGATATATACTAATAAGCAATTTCCGATTGTGGCTAATGGTGAAATATATAAAAGTGAAGCGGTGATTAAAAACGGTGTTAGTTATTTCCCGCTTGATTTTGTCAAGGAGTATATTGATGACTCAATCTTCTTGGATGCGGCGACAAATTCAGTAATTATAACAACAAAGAATAAAGTACTTCAAATGCCCTCCAACTCACTCACGTATCTTGTAAATGAAGAACCTCTGAATTTGGAGGTTCCAGTATTCATTTCAGATCAAGAAGAACCTTATCTCGATTTAAAAACATTTGAGGATCTTTTTCAAATAAAGGTTGAAATCCATCAAGAGTCAGGTATTCATGTAGTAAGATTCGATGGTGATGTTCTGATTAATGGGTCTGTCAAGTTAAACGATAAGGTAGATGATCTAAGATTACGAACTGAGCCTAATGTGACCACACCTTATCTTGATCAAGTAGAAGTAGAGGAAAAAGTGATCATTGAGTTTGAGGAAGAAGGATTCTATTATGTCCGTAAAGACAACGGTGTAGGTGGATTTATTGAAAAAGGTCATATTAAATTAGGGAATACAGAGAAAATACGTATTGCTAGGGAAGAAGTACCGGCGCCACCTAACTTGAAATGGCCAATTCATCTTGTATGGGAAGCGGTGTACTCTTCAAATCCTGATGTAAATAAACTAAATGTGATGCCAGGGGTAAACGTAGTTTCACCAACTTGGTTTTCGTTAAAAAATGGAAAAGGTGATATCACAAACCTAGGTTCTGATGAATATGTTAAATGGGCTAAGGAACAGAAATATCACATATGGGGCTTATTTTCTAATGATTTTGACCCTGACAAAACACATGAAGCATTCAAAGATTTTGAGACAAGAAAAAAGATGATTTCTCAGCTTCTTCACTATTCAGAAATCTATCAGTTAGACGGCATCAATATTGATATTGAAAATGTTTATGAGGAGGATGGGCCATTAATTACTCAATTTGTTAGAGAGGCAACACCATATTTGCATGAAGCGGGCTTAGTGGTTTCGATGGATGTTACATTTATTTCGGATAGTCCTATGTGGTCAAAATTTTACGAACGCGAGAAGCTCTCTGAGATTGTCGATTACATGGTTGTCATGGCTTATGATGAACATTGGGGTACATCACCGAAAGCAGGAAGTGTAGCTAGTTTACCTTGGGTTGAGAAAAACCTACGAAATCTATTAGAAGTTGTTCCAAGTGAAAGATTAATTCTTGGAATTCCATTGTATTCTAGAATATGGAAGGAAAAAGAGACTGATGGAGGAAATATTGAGGTTTCTTCTAAAGCATATGGAATGGACCAAATTCAGGATTGGATTGATGAAAACAAATTAGAAGTTGAGTATGATAAAGCAACAGGACAGAATTTTGCTGAATATTATGACGAAAAAGAAAAAACGTTGTATAAAGTCTGGTTGGAGGATGAAACATCTCTAGAAAAACGAGTACAGCTAGTTCATGAATACAATCTAGCTGGCATTGCTGCATGGACTCGGTCATTCGCAAACGATAAAGCTTGGACAGAGATGAATGAATCCTTATCAAGGAAGAATCCTGTAAAAGAAAATAATGATTCCAAGTAA
- the plsY gene encoding glycerol-3-phosphate 1-O-acyltransferase PlsY — protein MTLFDFIFIIAAYLLGSIPSGLIVGKLGYGIDIRQHGSGNLGGTNTFRTLGKKAGIIVTVADILKGTLAASLPFFFGTDLVSIHQLLFGLVAVVGHMYPIFAGFKGGKAVATSGGVILAYHPILFLTVVIFFFLALYLTKYVSLSSILTGIFALIFSLFTKDIPLIIVIALLALFVIYRHRANIKRIINKTEPKIKWL, from the coding sequence ATGACCTTATTTGATTTTATATTCATTATTGCAGCATACTTACTTGGATCCATTCCTTCCGGGTTAATCGTAGGGAAATTAGGATATGGAATTGACATACGTCAGCATGGAAGTGGAAATTTAGGTGGGACCAATACCTTTCGTACATTAGGTAAAAAAGCCGGTATTATAGTAACAGTTGCAGATATCCTAAAGGGCACGTTAGCTGCCTCTCTACCTTTCTTCTTTGGAACTGATTTAGTTTCTATTCATCAATTATTATTTGGATTAGTTGCAGTTGTGGGTCATATGTACCCTATATTTGCAGGTTTTAAAGGCGGCAAAGCAGTGGCAACATCTGGTGGAGTCATTTTAGCTTATCATCCCATTTTATTTCTAACAGTTGTTATTTTCTTTTTCCTTGCATTATATCTTACAAAATATGTTTCTCTATCTTCAATACTAACTGGAATTTTCGCCTTAATCTTTAGTCTTTTCACTAAAGACATTCCATTAATCATCGTGATTGCTCTCTTAGCTCTATTTGTGATTTACCGTCATAGAGCAAATATTAAAAGAATCATTAATAAAACTGAACCTAAGATTAAATGGTTGTAG
- a CDS encoding S9 family peptidase, translating into MLTFKKPDVEQFFRTLAIQNFTVSPSEDQLILSTNLSGKYNLWGMDLPNNFPYPLTFIDQSCHELTFDKQGRFFIAGFDHDGDENTQLYALKPSGGELKPLRVAEGERHMSPILSKDGSRLYYTSTKENKMYLNTYCYQLDTDEETIVNVGEKAGTYLLDVGPNEDKFVYFRHFANTYTLAHVVVDGEEFLLTPETDKQHTTSSVLFTSDTEIYLITDYDDDFSYLAKFDITTKSFSKVLSFEQEDFQSIKYNKVRQSLYITSSKGVEDFLYEFSIGDNQVNKIEIPVSVIQKLIVTETGNLYLLGRSAVEPNNIYQCENGSTEWKACTNLGVPGVSKDELCEPEVVTYPSFDGLDIEALFFKAKPEVSNGHVILWPHGGPQAAERKSFRALFQFLVHRGYSIFTPNFRGSSGYGLSFMKMVEGDWGYGPRLDNIEGVEWLISNGYADRDKVLLMGGSYGGYMALLLHGRHADYFKAVVDIFGPSDLFSFIDSVPEHWKPAMNQWVGDPVKDKEKLIEYSPITYLEQMTKPMLVIQGANDPRVVKAESDKIVKALEDRGVNVEYLVLEDEGHGFSKKENEIKVNRTILEFFNRFI; encoded by the coding sequence ATGCTTACATTTAAAAAACCTGATGTAGAACAATTTTTTAGGACATTGGCCATTCAAAATTTCACAGTTAGTCCAAGTGAGGATCAACTGATATTAAGTACTAATTTAAGTGGAAAATACAACCTTTGGGGAATGGACCTACCAAATAACTTTCCCTATCCACTTACTTTTATTGATCAAAGCTGCCATGAGTTAACCTTTGATAAACAGGGCCGCTTTTTCATAGCGGGATTTGATCATGATGGAGATGAAAATACTCAATTATATGCATTAAAGCCTTCTGGTGGAGAATTAAAGCCTTTAAGAGTTGCTGAAGGAGAGCGTCATATGTCTCCAATTCTTTCAAAGGATGGTAGCCGTTTGTATTATACGTCTACGAAAGAAAATAAAATGTATCTGAATACGTATTGTTATCAACTAGACACAGATGAAGAGACAATCGTTAATGTAGGTGAAAAAGCAGGGACATATTTATTAGACGTGGGTCCTAATGAAGACAAATTTGTCTATTTTAGACACTTTGCGAATACATATACTCTAGCTCATGTTGTTGTTGATGGAGAAGAATTCCTTCTTACACCAGAAACAGATAAACAGCACACAACATCATCAGTGTTGTTTACTTCGGATACAGAAATTTACTTAATAACCGATTATGATGATGATTTCTCTTATTTAGCTAAATTTGATATAACAACTAAATCTTTCTCAAAAGTTCTTTCATTTGAACAAGAGGATTTTCAATCTATTAAATATAACAAGGTACGACAATCACTATACATTACAAGCTCAAAAGGTGTAGAGGATTTTCTTTACGAGTTTTCAATTGGTGATAATCAAGTAAACAAAATTGAAATACCTGTAAGTGTAATCCAAAAGCTTATAGTTACCGAAACCGGGAATCTATACCTTCTAGGTCGTTCGGCAGTGGAACCCAACAATATTTATCAATGTGAAAATGGATCAACAGAATGGAAAGCATGCACTAACTTAGGAGTTCCTGGTGTTTCAAAAGATGAATTATGTGAACCAGAAGTGGTAACTTACCCATCTTTTGATGGTTTAGACATTGAGGCGTTATTCTTTAAAGCTAAACCGGAAGTAAGCAATGGACACGTAATTTTATGGCCACATGGTGGTCCACAGGCTGCAGAACGAAAGTCATTTAGAGCCTTGTTCCAATTCTTAGTACATCGCGGGTATAGTATATTTACACCTAATTTCCGTGGTTCATCAGGTTATGGTCTTTCTTTCATGAAGATGGTTGAAGGTGACTGGGGATATGGACCAAGATTAGACAATATTGAGGGTGTAGAATGGCTGATATCAAACGGGTATGCCGACCGTGATAAAGTGCTATTAATGGGCGGTAGCTATGGAGGTTACATGGCACTTCTGTTACATGGTCGACATGCGGATTATTTCAAAGCTGTAGTAGATATCTTTGGTCCTAGTGATTTATTTTCGTTCATTGACTCAGTTCCTGAGCACTGGAAGCCGGCAATGAATCAGTGGGTAGGAGATCCTGTGAAGGATAAGGAAAAATTAATCGAGTACTCACCAATTACTTACCTAGAGCAAATGACAAAACCAATGCTAGTAATTCAAGGTGCAAATGACCCTCGTGTGGTAAAAGCTGAATCAGACAAAATTGTTAAAGCGCTTGAAGACCGAGGAGTTAACGTTGAATACCTAGTTCTAGAAGATGAAGGGCACGGTTTTTCTAAGAAAGAAAATGAAATCAAAGTAAATCGTACGATTCTTGAATTCTTTAATCGATTTATTTAA
- a CDS encoding CoA-binding protein: protein MTIEIPSREELGKILKKSKHIAVVGLSDNPERTSYMVSKAMLDAGYRITPVNPVVDEVFGIKAVSSLSEIKEHVDIVNVFRRSEHLFDVAKEFADINADVFWAQLGLANEEAYTYLRNLGYTVIMDRCIKVEHALTK from the coding sequence ATGACAATTGAAATCCCTTCAAGAGAAGAGTTAGGTAAAATTCTAAAAAAAAGCAAACATATAGCTGTTGTCGGTCTATCTGATAATCCAGAGAGAACTTCCTACATGGTTAGTAAGGCAATGTTAGATGCGGGATACAGAATCACCCCAGTTAACCCTGTAGTCGATGAAGTTTTTGGTATAAAGGCAGTATCCTCACTAAGCGAGATTAAAGAACATGTAGATATTGTTAATGTATTTCGTCGTTCAGAACATTTGTTTGATGTCGCGAAGGAGTTTGCCGATATAAATGCAGATGTTTTTTGGGCACAGCTTGGGTTAGCAAACGAGGAAGCTTACACATATTTGAGGAATTTAGGCTATACTGTCATTATGGACCGATGCATCAAAGTTGAACATGCATTGACAAAATAG